The Eubacteriaceae bacterium Marseille-Q4139 genome has a window encoding:
- a CDS encoding hydroxyacid dehydrogenase — protein MGWKILLPQEIMSEGRKLLEDAGHTIIEGRGFETEDVLADMKEHQPDAMIVRITPITREVIEANRNLKVIVRHGAGFDSLDVKACHDNGVQALYAPVANSTSVAETAMLLILECSRNVTILHNTWVDDYYKAKLKVHKTTLNGKTLGLIGCGNIGSRLAVRALAMEMNVLAYDPYKPAKDFPEGVEVVRDLDRIFKESDYVSLHTPNTPVTKNMVDMRRLSMMKPTAFLINTARGGCVVEEDLYEACKNGVIAGAGLDAIRKEPVDPKNPLLTLDNVIIYPHIGGNTVEAAHRASYFAAMGVEEVYEGKTPTWPIHDVDYEHAVTYDDVKKPDRKPAGMFDF, from the coding sequence ATGGGATGGAAAATTTTACTGCCGCAGGAGATCATGAGCGAGGGAAGAAAGCTTTTGGAGGATGCGGGACATACGATCATTGAGGGACGCGGCTTTGAGACGGAGGACGTGCTGGCCGATATGAAGGAACACCAGCCGGACGCCATGATCGTGCGAATCACGCCGATTACGAGAGAGGTCATTGAAGCCAACAGGAATTTAAAGGTTATCGTGCGCCACGGCGCCGGCTTTGACAGCCTGGATGTGAAGGCCTGCCATGACAACGGCGTGCAGGCATTATATGCGCCGGTGGCAAACAGCACGTCGGTGGCCGAGACAGCCATGCTTTTGATTTTAGAGTGCAGCCGGAATGTGACCATCCTTCATAATACCTGGGTGGACGACTACTACAAGGCAAAATTAAAAGTCCATAAGACCACTTTAAACGGAAAGACCCTGGGGCTCATCGGCTGCGGAAACATCGGAAGCCGCCTTGCCGTCCGTGCACTTGCCATGGAGATGAATGTGCTGGCTTACGATCCCTATAAGCCGGCGAAGGACTTCCCGGAAGGCGTCGAGGTGGTGCGTGACCTTGACAGGATCTTTAAGGAGAGCGACTACGTCTCCCTCCATACGCCGAACACGCCGGTGACGAAGAACATGGTGGACATGCGCCGCCTTTCCATGATGAAGCCCACCGCCTTTTTAATCAACACGGCAAGAGGCGGCTGCGTGGTGGAAGAGGATCTCTATGAGGCATGCAAAAACGGCGTGATCGCAGGCGCCGGATTGGATGCCATCCGCAAAGAGCCGGTGGATCCGAAGAACCCGCTTCTTACGCTCGACAATGTCATCATCTATCCGCACATCGGCGGAAACACCGTGGAGGCGGCCCACCGGGCATCGTATTTCGCGGCCATGGGCGTGGAAGAGGTCTATGAAGGAAAGACGCCCACCTGGCCAATTCATGACGTGGATTATGAGCATGCCGTCACGTATGATGATGTGAAAAAGCCGGACAGGAAGCCGGCGGGGATGTTTGATTTTTAA
- a CDS encoding RraA family protein, with translation MPVGKRIYLKRNLPDKDVMMQFKTIPASNTCDVMERNSAMNPRIRLMSSPKEQMMVGPALTVKVRGGDNLALHAALNIAEEGDVVVVSNEGDNTRSLMGEIMMAYLRYGRKAAGIVIDGPIRDIDEIAGWDFPVYATGTTPGGPYKEGPGEVNVPVSCGEVSVNPGDIILADPDGIIVIPRKDAAQVLEDAKKFQAADEKKLEAAKNGTSKRDWVEKSLMEKGFEIIDGVYEP, from the coding sequence ATGCCAGTAGGAAAGAGAATTTATTTGAAGCGCAATCTGCCGGATAAGGACGTCATGATGCAGTTTAAGACGATTCCGGCTTCCAACACCTGTGACGTTATGGAACGGAACTCGGCCATGAACCCGAGAATCCGGCTTATGAGCAGCCCGAAGGAGCAGATGATGGTGGGGCCGGCCCTGACCGTAAAGGTGCGGGGCGGCGATAACCTGGCACTCCATGCAGCCTTAAACATTGCCGAGGAGGGCGATGTGGTTGTGGTATCCAACGAGGGCGACAATACGAGATCCCTCATGGGCGAAATCATGATGGCATATCTCCGCTACGGAAGAAAGGCGGCCGGCATCGTCATCGACGGCCCGATCCGCGACATCGACGAGATCGCCGGATGGGATTTCCCGGTCTATGCCACGGGCACCACGCCGGGCGGCCCCTATAAAGAGGGCCCGGGCGAGGTCAACGTGCCGGTTTCCTGCGGGGAGGTCAGCGTGAACCCCGGCGACATCATCCTTGCCGATCCCGACGGAATCATCGTGATCCCGAGAAAGGACGCGGCCCAGGTGCTTGAAGATGCAAAGAAATTCCAGGCGGCCGATGAAAAAAAGCTGGAGGCAGCAAAAAACGGGACATCCAAGAGGGACTGGGTGGAAAAGTCCCTGATGGAAAAAGGCTTTGAAATCATCGACGGCGTTTACGAGCCATAA